One genomic window of Microbacterium testaceum StLB037 includes the following:
- a CDS encoding energy-coupling factor transporter transmembrane component T family protein, with the protein MTAVVEADRPTARRGLGALNPLAKIAGPAPAMIALVFVRDLSTPLVFLCLAYAALLLGARLTRRGLGILIGVIPVAIVVVAAGFALWVDPARVAGTSEVVRLGDGAVTQGALMIGLATGLRLAAIMALAFIGGLTTEGSDLVRSLVQQLRVPSRIGYAALAAIRFVPRFGHELAVIRQAHRVRGARGGIWSAPARAAGYVVPLLAGAIRHAERVALAMDARAFGAHPDRTERHLVPWRRRDTVFVGAFWAVSAAVFVVVRPF; encoded by the coding sequence ATGACCGCCGTCGTGGAAGCCGATCGTCCGACGGCGCGACGGGGACTCGGGGCGCTCAACCCGCTGGCGAAGATCGCCGGCCCCGCCCCCGCCATGATCGCCCTCGTCTTCGTCCGCGACCTGTCCACACCGCTCGTGTTCCTCTGTCTCGCGTACGCCGCGCTGCTGCTCGGCGCCCGTCTCACGCGCCGGGGGCTCGGCATCCTGATCGGGGTGATCCCCGTCGCGATCGTCGTTGTCGCCGCGGGATTCGCCCTGTGGGTCGACCCCGCGCGGGTTGCGGGCACGAGCGAGGTCGTCCGGCTCGGCGACGGGGCGGTGACGCAGGGGGCGCTCATGATCGGGCTCGCCACCGGTCTGCGGCTCGCGGCGATCATGGCGCTCGCGTTCATCGGCGGGCTCACGACGGAGGGGTCCGATCTCGTCCGTTCCCTCGTGCAGCAGCTGCGCGTGCCGTCCCGCATCGGGTACGCGGCTCTCGCGGCGATCCGCTTCGTCCCGCGCTTCGGACACGAACTCGCCGTGATCCGGCAGGCGCACCGCGTGCGCGGTGCCCGGGGTGGAATCTGGTCGGCCCCGGCGCGGGCGGCGGGATACGTCGTGCCGCTGTTGGCCGGAGCGATCCGTCACGCCGAGCGCGTCGCCCTCGCGATGGACGCGCGGGCCTTCGGCGCGCACCCCGACCGCACCGAGCGGCACCTGGTCCCGTGGCGTCGGCGCGACACGGTGTTCGTCGGGGCGTTCTGGGCGGTGTCGGCCGCCGTCTTCGTCGTCGTGCGCCCGTTCTGA
- a CDS encoding LCP family protein: MPRRRRTVAQHARLRSPHPFSQLAKLLAVAATVVLVAVVGVTAYTAVDLTSDYVAEAVAVENQPAIPPDLGQLEGGVNMMVVGIDACEEHLKALFGERCEGADAEGQLNDVNILMHISDAPRRVTVVSFPRDLLFDAPACDTPDGGRWGGGFVQINEIYTYGGLSCVMTAISDLSEQQVQFGAMVTFGGVIEITNAIGGVEICLASPMRDENTAIDWPAGPRTIQGYEALQFLRTRYGVGGSDLARISNQQQYMSRLARKLVSEEVLSNPATVFRLASTGLRNVTPTQSLTNPLTLVQIASAVKDVPFEDIVFVQYPTVTASSDANRVEPNDAAAQVLWDALSANQAIEVTGDVGANGGVIAEPSPDETAAPTDAPEVEAGSVDPTTGAVALPESITGSSAAQQTCSNGVVN; this comes from the coding sequence ATGCCCCGGCGCCGTCGCACCGTCGCGCAACACGCTCGCCTGCGCTCCCCGCATCCGTTCTCCCAACTGGCCAAGCTGCTGGCCGTCGCCGCCACGGTCGTCCTCGTCGCGGTCGTCGGCGTCACGGCGTACACCGCGGTCGATCTGACCTCGGACTACGTCGCCGAAGCGGTCGCCGTCGAGAACCAGCCGGCCATTCCGCCCGACCTCGGACAGCTCGAGGGCGGCGTGAACATGATGGTCGTCGGGATCGACGCGTGCGAGGAGCACCTGAAGGCGCTGTTCGGCGAGCGATGCGAGGGCGCGGATGCCGAGGGCCAGCTCAACGACGTCAACATCCTGATGCACATCTCCGACGCTCCGCGGCGGGTCACGGTGGTGTCGTTCCCGCGCGACCTGCTCTTCGACGCCCCCGCGTGCGACACCCCCGACGGCGGCCGGTGGGGCGGCGGCTTCGTGCAGATCAACGAGATCTACACGTACGGCGGCCTGTCGTGCGTGATGACGGCCATCTCGGACCTGAGCGAGCAGCAGGTGCAGTTCGGTGCCATGGTCACCTTCGGCGGGGTGATCGAGATCACGAACGCGATCGGCGGTGTCGAGATCTGCCTCGCGAGCCCCATGCGCGACGAGAACACCGCGATCGACTGGCCCGCCGGCCCGCGCACGATCCAGGGCTACGAGGCACTGCAGTTCCTCCGCACGCGCTACGGCGTCGGCGGTAGCGACCTCGCGCGCATCAGCAACCAGCAGCAGTACATGTCACGACTGGCGCGGAAGCTCGTCAGCGAAGAGGTGCTGTCGAATCCCGCGACGGTGTTCCGGCTGGCATCCACGGGGCTGCGCAATGTCACGCCCACGCAGAGCCTCACGAACCCCCTGACCCTCGTGCAGATCGCCTCCGCGGTGAAGGACGTGCCGTTCGAAGACATCGTGTTCGTGCAGTACCCGACCGTGACGGCGAGCTCCGACGCGAACCGGGTCGAGCCGAACGACGCGGCGGCCCAGGTGCTGTGGGACGCTCTGTCGGCGAATCAGGCGATCGAGGTCACCGGTGACGTGGGCGCGAACGGGGGCGTGATCGCCGAGCCCTCGCCCGACGAGACGGCCGCGCCGACCGACGCCCCCGAGGTCGAGGCGGGATCGGTCGATCCGACCACCGGTGCCGTCGCCCTGCCCGAGTCGATCACCGGGTCGAGCGCGGCGCAGCAGACGTGCAGCAACGGCGTCGTGAACTGA